In one window of Candidatus Kinetoplastibacterium blastocrithidii (ex Strigomonas culicis) DNA:
- a CDS encoding MlaA family lipoprotein, with amino-acid sequence MFIQNKNSTNSINVFALIIIFSCFILSACSAFSHNQKNEFKADYAEKTNRVFFKINQDIDNSVLIPLANCYRLIIPETIRDCIHNALDNADSITSALNSILQGNCHDAINTLGRFMFNTTMGIGGCFDVASKTGAMRIPNDFGTTLAIWGIKPGPYIVLPLIGPSNLRDSIGSFCDLLSSPVKIIPCSRYCKIGFASLVILDARMNLLYATDLLNTIAIDPYTLTRDSYMGKRAIANQDKDDTRVPDYED; translated from the coding sequence ATGTTTATACAAAATAAAAATTCAACGAATAGCATAAATGTCTTTGCATTAATTATAATATTCTCTTGTTTTATACTATCAGCTTGCAGTGCATTCAGTCATAACCAGAAAAATGAGTTTAAAGCTGACTATGCAGAAAAAACAAACAGAGTTTTTTTTAAAATTAATCAAGATATTGATAATTCAGTTCTTATTCCACTAGCTAACTGCTATAGATTAATAATTCCAGAGACTATAAGGGATTGTATACATAACGCATTAGATAATGCTGATAGTATAACCTCTGCTTTGAATAGTATACTTCAAGGCAACTGCCATGATGCTATTAATACATTAGGAAGATTTATGTTTAATACAACTATGGGGATAGGAGGATGTTTTGATGTTGCCTCTAAGACCGGGGCAATGAGAATACCAAATGACTTTGGAACAACCTTGGCCATTTGGGGAATTAAACCTGGACCATATATTGTATTACCATTAATTGGTCCTAGTAATCTACGTGATAGCATAGGAAGTTTCTGTGATCTATTATCAAGCCCTGTAAAAATAATACCTTGCAGCAGATATTGCAAGATAGGTTTTGCTTCCCTAGTAATATTAGACGCAAGAATGAATCTTTTATATGCGACAGACTTGCTCAATACTATTGCAATCGACCCATATACACTAACAAGAGACTCATATATGGGTAAAAGAGCTATCGCAAATCAAGACAAAGATGATACAAGAGTGCCAGATTATGAAGACTGA
- the mlaD gene encoding outer membrane lipid asymmetry maintenance protein MlaD, with product MMNSKTELLVGLFVVVGIASLFFLVLQTNNLRNKPFASTYIVKANFDNVGSLKINSQVKSAGVTIGRVKNVSLDTKSFLASVTMNIDKKYLLPIDTSASILTSGLLGEQYIDISPGNEEEYIKNLECIVYTQGFISMEQLMSKLLYSSGEKNIIGMSIINDPEQFEY from the coding sequence ATGATGAACTCTAAAACTGAACTTTTGGTTGGCTTGTTTGTTGTTGTAGGAATTGCATCTTTGTTCTTTCTTGTTCTACAAACAAATAATTTAAGGAACAAACCATTCGCATCTACCTACATAGTTAAGGCTAATTTTGATAACGTTGGATCTTTAAAAATCAACTCACAAGTAAAAAGTGCTGGTGTAACCATCGGCCGTGTAAAAAATGTATCACTTGACACAAAATCATTCCTAGCTAGCGTTACTATGAACATAGATAAGAAATATTTACTGCCTATAGATACTTCTGCATCAATACTAACATCTGGATTACTTGGCGAACAATATATAGACATTAGCCCTGGTAATGAAGAAGAATATATTAAAAATTTAGAATGTATAGTATATACTCAGGGCTTCATATCTATGGAACAGTTAATGAGTAAATTATTATATAGTTCTGGTGAAAAAAACATAATTGGCATGTCTATTATAAATGATCCTGAACAGTTTGAGTATTAA
- the mlaE gene encoding lipid asymmetry maintenance ABC transporter permease subunit MlaE — MIQLNNILNRVYEFTLNTGRLCCLLCKIVIRSDLTNKRRSLVVDQIYLIGNNSVLIISISGLFVGFVLGLQGYLMLSKFSAEDTLGLMVTVSLTRELGPVVTALLFAGRAGTSMTAEIGLMKAGEQILAMEIMAIDPVERILAPRFWAGILSMPVLAIIFSTTGIIGSWLVGAIVVGIDSGLFWSQIQCGFDIYSDIVCGTIFKSLVFGLSTVAISLNEGWQCNPTPDGISRAITRTVVNGSLTVFLLDFFMTSILFVN; from the coding sequence ATGATTCAACTAAATAATATTCTAAATCGTGTTTATGAATTTACTTTAAACACAGGAAGATTGTGTTGCCTACTATGTAAAATAGTCATTAGAAGTGATTTAACAAATAAAAGAAGAAGTCTAGTTGTAGATCAAATTTATCTTATCGGTAATAATTCTGTTTTAATAATCTCCATTTCTGGTTTATTTGTAGGCTTTGTTCTGGGACTTCAAGGTTATCTGATGCTTAGTAAGTTTAGTGCAGAAGATACTCTTGGTTTAATGGTTACTGTATCATTAACAAGAGAATTAGGCCCTGTAGTTACAGCTCTTCTTTTTGCTGGTAGAGCAGGGACATCAATGACAGCCGAGATAGGATTAATGAAAGCTGGAGAACAGATACTAGCAATGGAAATAATGGCAATTGATCCAGTAGAAAGGATTCTAGCACCACGTTTTTGGGCTGGAATATTATCAATGCCAGTGTTAGCTATAATATTCTCAACAACTGGTATTATTGGAAGCTGGCTTGTTGGAGCAATAGTCGTTGGTATAGATTCTGGTCTTTTTTGGTCTCAAATTCAATGCGGATTTGATATATATTCTGATATCGTATGCGGAACTATATTCAAGAGTTTGGTTTTCGGTCTGTCAACCGTTGCAATTTCATTAAATGAAGGATGGCAATGCAACCCTACTCCTGATGGTATATCAAGAGCTATAACCAGGACAGTTGTGAACGGATCTCTAACTGTGTTTCTATTAGATTTTTTTATGACCTCTATACTATTCGTAAACTAA
- a CDS encoding ABC transporter ATP-binding protein has protein sequence MKKDNDVILSIQDLTVGYGESIILNNISMDVRKKEIVAIMGGSGSGKTTLFKSITNQIPIINGKVKIFDQDIRLLQDKDLKNLRSKMGVLFQHGALFTDLNVFDNVAFPLIELTKIPIEEIIKIVLEKLDSVGLKAAAHMPVTTLSGGMAKRVALARAIALDPWIMLYDEPFSGLDPISMGVIAKLIKELSNTLQCASILITHEMQESFRIADTINIIGNGSIIASGSPESLSRSEDPFVKQFINGAPTGPVPFNHPETYDFKEWLLKLRQQI, from the coding sequence ATGAAAAAAGATAATGATGTTATATTATCCATACAAGACTTAACAGTTGGCTATGGAGAATCAATCATATTAAACAATATCTCTATGGATGTGCGAAAAAAAGAGATTGTTGCTATAATGGGAGGCTCTGGGTCAGGAAAAACTACCTTATTTAAATCAATTACAAATCAAATACCAATTATCAATGGAAAGGTAAAAATATTCGACCAAGACATAAGATTACTGCAAGACAAGGATCTTAAAAACTTAAGAAGCAAAATGGGTGTATTATTCCAGCATGGAGCCCTATTCACTGATTTAAACGTATTTGATAATGTAGCATTTCCTTTAATAGAACTTACAAAAATACCCATCGAAGAGATAATAAAAATTGTTTTAGAAAAACTTGATTCTGTTGGCTTAAAAGCAGCGGCTCATATGCCTGTAACAACCCTGTCAGGAGGGATGGCAAAAAGAGTAGCTTTAGCAAGAGCGATTGCATTAGATCCATGGATTATGTTGTATGACGAACCATTTTCTGGACTAGACCCAATTTCAATGGGAGTAATAGCTAAACTAATAAAAGAACTATCTAACACTTTACAATGTGCCTCTATACTAATAACACATGAAATGCAAGAATCATTTAGGATAGCAGATACTATCAATATAATTGGAAATGGATCCATCATAGCATCAGGATCACCAGAATCATTGTCTAGATCAGAAGATCCCTTTGTTAAACAATTTATAAACGGAGCTCCAACAGGACCAGTACCATTTAACCACCCTGAAACATATGATTTTAAAGAATGGCTGTTAAAGCTAAGGCAACAAATATGA
- the rpoH gene encoding RNA polymerase sigma factor RpoH, with protein sequence MTGSKGGFLTHSSSTSVVLDSFSLSGVGTIESYIANANRMPVLSADREVELARCLRDTGDLGAAKELVLSHLRLVISIARQYLGYGLPHADLIQEGNIGLMKAIRRFDPERGVRLMSFAVHWIKAEIHEFVIRNWRLVKIATTKAQRKIFFNLRSMRSNGNYLDSAQIDKIASSLNVRCEDIREMEIRLSGSDIPIESREDDDDGYYPAEYLFDSKDEPDNILNKRDYDLMQSTGLKKALEVLDGRSRKIVESRWLQDESNHTLQELADEFGISAERVRQIESAAMKKMKKFLLK encoded by the coding sequence ATGACTGGATCTAAAGGTGGCTTTTTAACACATTCTTCTAGCACCTCAGTAGTCTTGGATTCTTTCAGTCTTAGCGGTGTTGGAACTATAGAATCATATATTGCTAATGCTAACAGAATGCCTGTTCTTTCAGCTGATCGTGAAGTGGAGCTAGCACGTTGTTTAAGAGATACTGGTGATTTAGGAGCTGCCAAAGAACTGGTACTTTCACATTTGCGTTTGGTAATATCGATAGCAAGGCAATATTTAGGATATGGTTTGCCTCATGCTGACTTAATACAGGAAGGTAATATTGGATTGATGAAGGCTATAAGGCGATTTGACCCCGAAAGAGGAGTCCGTCTTATGTCATTTGCAGTTCATTGGATAAAAGCAGAAATTCATGAATTCGTTATAAGAAATTGGCGCTTGGTAAAAATTGCTACCACGAAAGCTCAACGTAAGATATTTTTTAACTTGCGTAGCATGCGTTCTAATGGTAATTACCTTGATTCAGCTCAGATAGATAAAATAGCAAGTAGCCTAAATGTTCGTTGTGAAGATATAAGAGAGATGGAGATCCGTCTTTCTGGATCCGATATTCCTATAGAGTCTAGAGAAGATGACGATGATGGCTATTATCCTGCTGAATATTTATTTGATTCTAAGGATGAGCCAGATAATATCTTAAATAAGCGAGATTACGATCTTATGCAATCTACTGGTTTAAAAAAAGCGTTAGAAGTTTTAGATGGTCGCTCGCGCAAAATAGTTGAATCGCGCTGGTTACAGGATGAATCTAATCATACTTTACAAGAGTTGGCAGATGAATTTGGAATATCAGCTGAAAGGGTTCGTCAAATAGAATCAGCTGCTATGAAAAAAATGAAAAAATTCTTGTTAAAATGA
- a CDS encoding cation:proton antiporter produces the protein MNVGFIVFGLTGLLTLVCFLSPLSVRIKLPYSVILAIVGCILGVLVYGPHNWAPFVVADFLDSLGSLEISSEAFLMVFLPVLLFETALSMNVRRLLDDIGPILMMAIVAVIVCTIVVGFTINAISSYGLVACLLLGSIVATTDPVAVVGIFREVGAPKRLTTLVEGESLFNDAASIALYTVLLSVLAGSGELCIGNVINDFVILFVGGGLVGYVMGKAACFLFTWLRGFHAAEITLTLTLAYLSFFISEHYLNVSGVVATVISGLVVGSTGRIRMSPTTSEYLSKFWEQFGFWANSLIFLFSAMLIPRFMGTLNLQTCILTLIVFAITLVARAVVIFGLLPILRITRLGTTVSLPYNLVILWGGLRGAVSLALALAVTENNSVPEELRHFIAIATTGFVLMTLFINGVTLRPLIRVLKLNELSLIDTTIRNQVLGVTLKELQVHIEEVARTEHIGQDSLERIQAVFKSSLLRLHDVPVSQMNKSERVSAGLAILAQREEEMLFDILKARIVDERVAESLLSRAEYLEDAIRTGGLDGFEYAVENDLRYSKMIRVALWFHNIFGYNEWLADKLGYRFANLMIKRSVEQKLILFASEKVSPILGDEAIEVIIKAHKRRLGLIENALQAMNLQYPLYATGLQEIYLGRAARELEYIRYSDMLSKFLISGEVYEDLMEKSHARWHYIDRHPPLDIELSSAELIKKVPLFHDLSLNSLKSICKLLKPRLALPDQIVITKGKQGREMYFVASGAVAMHLPDDTVVELGSGEFFGELDLFGKDPLVLKVTSLGYSKLLLLSSKDLGVLLEKDSELRCRIESIVNQRRIAIDTWRQRSNYDISPS, from the coding sequence ATGAATGTCGGTTTTATAGTTTTTGGATTGACAGGTTTATTAACATTGGTTTGTTTTCTGTCTCCTTTGTCTGTGCGTATTAAGCTTCCATATTCTGTTATCTTAGCGATTGTTGGTTGCATTTTAGGGGTCTTGGTCTATGGGCCGCATAACTGGGCTCCATTTGTTGTAGCTGATTTTCTGGATTCCCTTGGGTCATTAGAAATATCTTCTGAAGCTTTCTTGATGGTTTTTTTACCGGTCTTATTATTTGAGACTGCTTTGTCTATGAATGTGAGAAGGTTGTTAGATGATATTGGTCCTATCCTTATGATGGCAATTGTTGCTGTTATTGTGTGTACTATAGTGGTAGGTTTTACTATCAATGCTATATCTTCTTATGGTTTAGTAGCTTGCCTTTTATTAGGATCTATTGTTGCCACAACAGATCCAGTAGCAGTGGTTGGTATTTTTAGAGAAGTAGGAGCGCCAAAGCGTCTAACTACATTAGTTGAAGGCGAGAGTTTATTTAATGATGCAGCTTCTATAGCTTTATATACAGTATTACTATCAGTTTTAGCTGGTAGTGGTGAGCTTTGTATTGGTAATGTAATAAATGATTTTGTAATTTTGTTTGTGGGTGGTGGGCTTGTTGGTTATGTGATGGGTAAGGCTGCTTGTTTCTTGTTTACTTGGTTAAGAGGTTTCCATGCAGCAGAGATTACACTTACATTAACATTAGCTTATTTGTCTTTCTTTATTTCGGAGCATTATCTTAATGTTTCTGGCGTTGTTGCAACTGTCATATCTGGATTGGTTGTTGGATCTACCGGACGCATAAGAATGTCACCAACTACTTCAGAGTATTTATCTAAGTTTTGGGAACAATTTGGTTTTTGGGCTAATTCACTAATTTTTCTTTTTTCTGCTATGCTAATACCCCGTTTTATGGGTACTTTAAACCTGCAGACATGTATACTAACGCTTATAGTTTTCGCTATTACGCTTGTTGCTAGGGCGGTTGTCATATTTGGCTTGCTGCCAATACTTAGAATAACAAGATTAGGTACTACTGTAAGTCTTCCTTATAATTTGGTTATCTTATGGGGGGGATTGAGAGGAGCTGTTTCTCTTGCTCTTGCTTTGGCCGTTACGGAAAACAATTCTGTTCCTGAGGAATTGAGGCATTTTATCGCAATTGCTACTACTGGTTTTGTTCTTATGACATTATTTATTAATGGGGTTACTTTAAGGCCTTTGATAAGGGTTCTTAAGTTAAATGAACTGTCATTAATTGATACTACTATAAGAAATCAGGTTCTAGGTGTTACATTAAAAGAGTTACAGGTCCATATAGAAGAAGTAGCAAGGACAGAGCATATAGGACAAGATTCCTTAGAGAGAATACAGGCTGTTTTTAAGTCTAGTTTATTAAGATTACACGATGTTCCAGTTTCTCAAATGAACAAATCAGAGCGAGTGTCTGCTGGTTTAGCTATTTTAGCTCAAAGAGAAGAAGAGATGCTTTTTGATATACTTAAAGCAAGGATTGTCGATGAAAGAGTAGCTGAATCTTTATTATCTAGAGCTGAGTATTTGGAAGATGCTATTAGAACCGGTGGTTTAGATGGTTTTGAATATGCGGTTGAAAATGATTTGCGTTATTCAAAAATGATTAGGGTGGCCTTATGGTTTCATAATATATTTGGCTATAATGAATGGCTTGCTGATAAGTTAGGTTATCGTTTTGCTAACCTGATGATAAAAAGATCTGTTGAGCAAAAATTAATATTGTTTGCTAGTGAGAAGGTTTCTCCAATTCTTGGTGATGAAGCTATAGAGGTTATAATAAAAGCACATAAGCGTCGGTTAGGTCTTATAGAAAATGCATTACAGGCTATGAATTTGCAATATCCATTATATGCCACTGGGTTGCAGGAGATTTATCTTGGGAGAGCTGCTAGGGAATTAGAGTATATTAGATATAGTGATATGCTTAGCAAATTCTTAATTAGTGGAGAAGTATATGAGGATTTGATGGAAAAATCACACGCTCGCTGGCATTATATAGATAGACATCCTCCTCTTGATATTGAGTTAAGTTCTGCTGAGCTAATAAAAAAGGTACCCTTATTCCATGATCTTAGCTTGAATTCACTTAAGTCTATATGCAAGTTGCTAAAACCTAGGTTAGCTCTGCCTGACCAAATAGTTATAACAAAAGGTAAACAAGGCAGAGAGATGTACTTTGTAGCTTCTGGAGCTGTAGCGATGCATTTACCCGATGATACTGTTGTTGAGTTAGGAAGTGGTGAGTTTTTTGGAGAGCTAGATTTGTTTGGCAAAGATCCTTTGGTGCTAAAAGTTACTTCTCTTGGCTATAGCAAATTGCTTTTACTCAGCTCCAAAGATCTTGGCGTATTGTTAGAAAAAGACTCTGAGCTCCGATGTCGTATAGAGAGCATAGTAAATCAGAGAAGGATTGCTATAGATACTTGGAGGCAGAGGTCTAATTACGATATTAGCCCTAGCTAA
- a CDS encoding NUDIX domain-containing protein, producing MNNRSINEINNLRAFFYKLCSPPIHDNKKNKFLIIMINKKKCGISSIETCEILQQHGLGYINGTNLHIGNENISVKDLGELLLNATKILKSEYKIKKWNNELLDIIGPNYEILGYIERSAARILGFKTRSVHMNSWLNNKELWVSKRSHKKTIDPGKLETIVGGLVSKGEKPEQALTRECYEEANLIERNILASSKLSRIFNIKKNTEEGYQIEELLSKTSLLKESFYPKNNDGEVAIFKKMRIEEITPEILSDSFTIESSIIILSDIIKLMTIRNYLNIS from the coding sequence ATGAATAATAGATCTATCAATGAAATTAATAATTTAAGAGCTTTTTTTTATAAACTATGCTCCCCTCCAATCCATGATAATAAAAAAAATAAATTTTTAATTATTATGATTAACAAAAAAAAATGCGGTATTTCTAGTATAGAAACATGTGAAATATTACAACAACATGGATTAGGATATATAAATGGAACTAATTTACATATCGGTAATGAAAATATTTCTGTAAAAGATCTAGGGGAATTATTATTAAATGCAACAAAAATATTAAAATCCGAATATAAAATCAAGAAATGGAATAACGAACTTTTAGATATTATCGGTCCAAATTATGAAATACTTGGCTATATAGAAAGATCTGCAGCTCGTATTCTAGGATTCAAAACCAGATCAGTTCATATGAACTCTTGGTTAAATAATAAAGAATTATGGGTGTCAAAAAGATCACACAAAAAGACTATCGACCCTGGAAAACTAGAAACAATAGTTGGAGGGCTTGTTAGTAAAGGAGAAAAACCAGAACAGGCTTTAACTAGGGAATGCTATGAAGAGGCAAATTTAATAGAAAGAAACATTTTAGCAAGCAGTAAACTTTCTAGAATTTTCAATATAAAAAAAAACACTGAAGAAGGTTATCAGATAGAAGAACTTTTAAGCAAAACTAGCTTATTAAAAGAAAGTTTTTACCCAAAAAATAACGATGGAGAAGTGGCGATTTTTAAAAAAATGAGAATAGAAGAAATTACCCCAGAAATATTATCCGACAGTTTTACAATAGAATCATCTATCATAATATTGTCGGATATTATTAAACTAATGACTATAAGAAACTACTTAAATATTAGCTAG
- the glmU gene encoding bifunctional UDP-N-acetylglucosamine diphosphorylase/glucosamine-1-phosphate N-acetyltransferase GlmU gives MLNIIILAAGSGKRMQSKIPKVLHTLAGRPMLEYVIESARNLNPNSITIVLGHEADVVKSCIDHNDLNIVLQESQLGTAHAVMCATSMISFRNNKDSTTLILYGDVPLVSVSTLRSLLDSCCGGMSILTSISDNPYGYGRIIRDNVGNIVQIVEHKEASQEQISIREINAGIIAIHTEKLKQWISMIFNNNEQKEYYLTDLVKIAVNNSVIVNSVLPKYSWEVFGINDHRQQANIERIYQYEQAKNYMLKGLTLSDPRRFDVRGSLKFGRDVFIDVGCIFEGLVELGDDVRIGPYCILRDVTVAENVLIEAYSHVSNTIVESNVVIGPFAKICKSSYIKSKSKIGNFVEIKNTSFGNSSKANHLAYIGDSEIGSNVNIGAGVVTCNYNGANKFRTIIEDNAFIGSGSQLIAPIKIGNSATIGAGTTLTDDAPADQLTIARSRQKTIVNWKRPKKN, from the coding sequence ATGCTAAATATTATTATACTTGCTGCTGGATCTGGAAAACGAATGCAATCTAAGATTCCAAAAGTTTTACATACATTGGCAGGACGTCCTATGTTAGAGTATGTAATAGAAAGCGCGAGAAATCTTAATCCTAATTCTATAACAATTGTCTTAGGTCACGAAGCTGATGTTGTGAAGTCATGTATAGATCATAATGATTTAAATATTGTATTACAGGAGTCTCAGTTGGGAACAGCACATGCTGTAATGTGTGCTACATCAATGATATCTTTTCGTAATAACAAAGATAGTACTACGCTTATTTTGTATGGGGATGTTCCGCTAGTGAGTGTTAGCACATTGAGATCATTACTAGATTCTTGCTGTGGCGGGATGTCTATATTGACTAGCATATCTGATAATCCTTATGGCTACGGTCGTATTATCCGAGATAATGTTGGTAATATTGTTCAAATAGTAGAGCACAAAGAGGCTAGCCAAGAGCAAATATCTATTAGAGAGATTAATGCTGGTATTATTGCTATTCATACAGAAAAACTAAAACAGTGGATCAGTATGATATTTAACAACAATGAACAAAAAGAATATTATCTTACAGATTTGGTAAAAATAGCTGTTAATAATAGTGTAATTGTTAATTCTGTTTTGCCCAAATACTCCTGGGAAGTATTTGGTATTAATGATCACAGACAACAAGCAAACATTGAAAGAATATATCAATATGAACAGGCCAAGAATTACATGTTAAAAGGATTAACCTTGTCAGATCCTAGGCGTTTTGATGTTCGAGGATCTTTGAAATTTGGCCGCGATGTTTTTATAGATGTTGGTTGTATATTTGAAGGATTGGTCGAATTGGGAGATGATGTCCGTATAGGGCCTTATTGCATTTTGAGAGATGTTACAGTAGCAGAAAATGTTCTTATAGAGGCATATAGTCATGTAAGTAATACTATAGTAGAAAGTAATGTTGTAATAGGTCCGTTTGCTAAGATATGCAAAAGTTCTTATATAAAGAGCAAGTCCAAAATAGGTAATTTTGTAGAAATAAAGAATACAAGTTTTGGAAATAGCAGCAAAGCTAATCATCTAGCATATATTGGTGATTCTGAAATTGGATCAAATGTTAATATAGGAGCAGGAGTTGTAACCTGTAATTACAATGGTGCCAATAAGTTTCGTACCATTATAGAGGATAATGCTTTTATTGGATCTGGATCGCAATTAATAGCTCCTATAAAAATAGGAAATAGTGCTACTATTGGTGCAGGAACTACATTAACTGATGACGCTCCTGCAGATCAGCTAACAATAGCTAGGTCTAGACAGAAAACTATAGTTAACTGGAAGAGACCAAAGAAGAATTGA
- the glmS gene encoding glutamine--fructose-6-phosphate transaminase (isomerizing) yields the protein MCGIISAVSCRDITSMLLDGLSRLEYRGYDSCGIAIYSRDSLRRVRSMKRVSDLSKQIIEHNLYGSIGLAHTRWATHGIPSTYNAHPHFSSLDSGKPRIALVHNGIIENYDDLRIELQKCGYKFESQTDTEVLVHLINHKYDGDILSTVQKVAKLLTGAYSISVFCVDEPYRIIGSCKGAPLVLGLGDGENFLASDVLAMAGRANEVIYLNDGDIVDVQYSNFCIVDSNNKLAYRKKYPKNSFMGVVELGAYRHYMQKEIFEQPRAVADTLQEVNVISEDIFGSNAIEIFRDIDSVLIIACGTSYYAGMTAKYWIESIAKIRVSVEIASEYRYRDSVVNPKTLVLVISQSGETSDTLSALKHSISLGMNYNMAICNSQTSAIVRDCKLCYITRAGIEIGVASTKAFTTQLTALFLLSITLAKNRSILSKDDEILFLRALRHLPASLSSVLDLEPLVVNWANHFANKENALFLGRGMHYPIALEGALKMKEISYIHAEAYPAGELKHGPLALVTDNMPVVVVAPKDSLLEKLKSNMQEVQARGGKLYVFADSDSRINDDSINLIRMPEHYGMLSPILHTIPLQLLAYHTACIRGTDVDKPRNLAKSVTVE from the coding sequence ATGTGCGGTATTATAAGTGCTGTTTCTTGTAGAGATATAACTTCTATGTTGCTAGACGGATTATCACGTTTAGAATATAGAGGTTATGATTCCTGTGGTATAGCAATTTATAGTAGGGATAGTTTAAGAAGGGTTCGTAGCATGAAGAGGGTTTCTGACCTGAGCAAACAGATAATAGAGCATAATTTATACGGTTCTATTGGTTTGGCTCATACAAGATGGGCTACACACGGTATACCATCAACGTATAATGCTCATCCACATTTTTCTAGCCTTGATTCAGGGAAACCAAGAATTGCGTTGGTGCATAATGGTATAATAGAAAACTATGATGATCTCAGAATAGAATTACAGAAATGTGGATATAAATTTGAAAGCCAAACTGATACAGAAGTTTTAGTTCATCTTATAAATCATAAATATGATGGTGATATTCTTAGTACTGTTCAAAAAGTTGCTAAGTTGTTAACTGGAGCTTATTCTATATCTGTCTTTTGTGTTGATGAGCCTTATAGAATAATAGGTTCTTGTAAGGGGGCTCCTTTAGTATTGGGTTTAGGTGATGGAGAGAATTTTCTAGCTTCTGATGTCCTGGCTATGGCTGGTAGAGCTAATGAGGTTATATATTTAAATGATGGTGATATAGTAGATGTTCAATATAGTAATTTCTGCATAGTAGATTCTAATAATAAGCTAGCTTATAGGAAAAAGTATCCAAAGAATAGTTTTATGGGGGTTGTAGAATTAGGGGCCTATAGACATTATATGCAAAAAGAGATATTCGAGCAGCCCAGGGCTGTAGCTGATACTTTGCAAGAGGTCAATGTCATATCAGAGGACATCTTTGGATCTAATGCTATAGAAATATTTCGAGATATAGATTCTGTTTTAATAATTGCCTGTGGTACAAGTTACTACGCAGGTATGACTGCAAAATATTGGATAGAATCTATTGCTAAAATTAGAGTTTCAGTTGAGATTGCCAGTGAATATCGTTATAGAGATAGTGTTGTTAATCCTAAGACGCTAGTATTAGTAATATCTCAGTCTGGAGAGACATCTGATACTTTATCGGCACTTAAACATTCGATATCATTGGGAATGAATTACAATATGGCAATATGTAATTCCCAGACTAGTGCTATAGTGAGAGATTGCAAACTTTGCTATATAACTAGAGCTGGTATAGAAATTGGAGTGGCATCAACAAAAGCTTTTACTACACAATTAACAGCATTATTCTTATTATCTATTACTCTTGCAAAAAATCGTTCTATACTTAGCAAGGATGATGAAATTCTCTTTCTAAGAGCTTTGCGTCATTTGCCGGCATCTCTGTCTTCTGTTCTCGATTTAGAGCCTTTAGTAGTTAATTGGGCGAATCATTTTGCTAATAAAGAAAATGCTTTATTCCTTGGTCGTGGAATGCATTATCCAATAGCACTTGAAGGCGCTCTGAAAATGAAGGAGATAAGTTATATACATGCAGAAGCATATCCAGCCGGAGAATTAAAACATGGTCCACTTGCTTTAGTGACCGATAATATGCCGGTTGTAGTAGTTGCGCCAAAAGATAGCTTATTAGAGAAATTAAAATCTAACATGCAAGAAGTCCAAGCAAGGGGTGGAAAATTATATGTTTTTGCTGATTCTGATAGCAGAATCAACGATGATAGCATAAACTTAATAAGAATGCCTGAGCATTATGGAATGCTATCACCTATTTTACACACTATTCCTTTACAGTTATTGGCTTATCACACCGCATGTATACGGGGAACAGATGTTGACAAGCCAAGGAACTTAGCAAAAAGCGTGACAGTGGAATAA